From the genome of Candidatus Hydrogenedentota bacterium:
GGATCGCATCGCGAAGGCGAAGGGTATCCGCATGGACGATATCCTGCCGTATTGCCGCGAGGCGGTCACGTTCGACGGGCACGTGTGGGGCATGCCGGCCACGACCGACACGTATTGCCTGCTGTGGAACAAGAATGCCTTTCGCAAGGCCGGCCTCGATCCGGAACGTCCGCCGCAAACCCTGAAGGAACTCGAGGAATATGCCGCGAAATTGACCATCACAGGCCCGGCCGGCATCGAGCAAATCGGCTTTCTGCCGTGGCAGCCGTGGGATATGACCACGATGTGGGGGTTGTTCTTCGGCGGGCAATGGTACGATCCGCAAACGCGGCGGGTGCGCTGCGCCGAGGATCCGCGCATGATCCGGATGTTTTACTGGCAGCGCAGTTTCGCCATTGAACCGGGTGCGGGGACGCATCCGCCGCATGCGATGGATCCGTCGAAGATCCTGTCGTTCCAGTCCGGATTCGGTTCGTATATGAGCGCGAACAATCCGTTTTACACCGGCAAGATTGCGATGATCGCGGAAGGGGAATGGCAGGTGACGTTCATTCCCAAGTATGCGCCCGAACTCGATTGGGGCGTGGCGCCGCTGCCGATGCCCGAAGGCGAGCCGCCGCGCGGTTACGGTGGTTCCTGCGTGACCGACTGCATCCCGCGCAACTGCCGCCACCCGGAGGAGGCGTGGCAGTACATCGAATGGTTCTACTCGCCGCGCCCAAACGGCGGCACGTCGCCCGCGAGCGACTATTGTTTTGCGATTCACAACATTCCGGCGAATGCGGTTGAGGCGCGCCAGGAACGGTTCACGTCCAATCCCAAGTTTCGCGTCTTCATTGACAACGTGACCCTGCGGGAAGTGGCGGCGTCGCCGGTCACGCCGGCCACGCAATTTTTGGGCGACGAAATGGACCGCCAGCGCGAGCGCGTCGTCTTTTACCGTTCGACGCCGGAAGAGGCGTTGCGAGCCATCCAGGACAATGTCAACGCCGAGTTGATCGCCGCGGAACGGCTGATGGAGCGGCATGCCACATGACGAAGACCGACAAGCGAAACCTGCGCAACGGCCTCTTGTTCGCGGCGCCCTATATCATGGGATTTCTCCTGTTTACGCTTTATCCGCTGGCCGCGAGCCTCTATTACAGCCTCTGCCAGTACAACGTGATTCGCGATCCGGTCTACATCGGTCTTGAAAATTACGCAACGCTGTTCACCAAGGATCCGCTTTTCTGGAAATCGCTTTATAACACGCTCTACTTTACCGCGTTTTCCGTCCCGCTCGGTTTGGCGTTCAGCATCGGCCTTGCGATGTTGCTCAACCAAAAAGTCCGGGCGATGTCCGTGTACCGGACGGTCTTCTTCCTGCCAACCATCGTACCCATCGTCGCGTCGGCCGTGTTGTGGCTATGGGTGTTGAATCCCGAAAGCGGGTTGATCAACGGCATGCTCCGCCAGTTTTTCGGCGTTGACGGCCCCGGCTGGATTGCCGACGAACAGTGGTCGAAACCCTCGCTGATTCTCATGAGCCTGTGGGGAGTGGGGGGGGCCATGGTCATTTTTCTCGCCGGACTCGCCGAGGCGCCGCAATCGCTTTACGAGGTGGCCGAAATTGACGGCGCGGGGCGTTGGGCGAAGTTCCGCAACGTGACGCTGCCCATGTTGACGCCGACGATCCTTTTCAACCTTGTAATGGGCCTCATCGGCGCGTTCCAGTATTTCACGCAGGTCTACGTCATGACCGGCGGCAAGGGCGGCCCCATGGACAGCACCATGTTCTACGCGCTGTACCTGTATCGCAATTCGTTCTATTACCTGCGCATGGGCTACGCGTCCGCCATGGCATGGCTGCTGTTCGTGGTTATTCTCGCGGCTACCGTGGTGGTCCTCATTTCGAGCAAGCGCTGGGTCCATTACCATGGCGAATAAAGCGTCCGGAGAAAAATGGAGCGGTTGTTGTCCAAGATGGATATCAACGCAGAGAGACAAAGCCGTGGAGAGGGTTGTCTTGAAGGAAGAATCAGGCATCGTGGAACAGAAAGAACGTCGGAAGATAATTTATTTGAAAAAGATCCATTTATGGCTAGGGCCGGCATGGGAATGAACGCGGAACCCCCAAGAATCCATACCCACCCCCCCAAACCCTTGGCTTCACCGGCCCTGATCGTTTTCGATATTGACGGGACGTTGTTTGAGACGCATCGCGTGACCGTTCCGGCGGTCCAGCGGACGCTGGCGGCCTATGGCTTGCCGGTTCCCGACGCCGAAACCGTTTGCCGGTTTTTTGGCCAACCCAACGAACTGTATCTCGAATGGTTGGCCTCCTGGATTCCCCCGGTTCGTCGCGACGAAATCATTGACGCAATCAACCGGCTCGAACTCGAACTGATCGCGACCGAAGGATGCCTTTATCCGGGTGTGCGTGGCCTGCTCGAGCGGCTCGCGTCGGAAGGCCACGTGCTCGCGTTGTGCTCGAATGGTCCCGACGATTACGTCGAAACCTTTGTCGAGGCGCATGGCCTTGGAACGCTGTGCCGGGTCGTTCGCGCCCGTGGCGCTCGATATCCGGGCAAACGCGAGATGCAGGCCGAGATTCTGGCGTTGATCCCCGTGCGGCCCGCGATCATGGTGGGCGATAGAAAAGACGATATCGGGGCCGCCCATGCGAACGGGATGCTCGCATTGGCCGCCGGGTACGGATTTGGAACGGAAGCCGAACTATCGGAGGCTGATGCGCACGCCGCGTCGCCGGAAGAACTTGAATCCGCGATTCGTGCTATCTTGTCAAAGCATGTAAGAAGCCATTTTTAGGTCATAGGACGTGGGACAGGCTGTCTGGCCTCTCTCGGGAGTTTGTACATCTGGATGGAGGAAAAGGCAATGGATAGGCGAACTTTTCTAAGGATGGCCGGGGCGGGGTGCGCGGCGGCGCTGACGGGGTGTCGGACAATTTCGGGCCATACCGGATCGAAACGCTTCCCGCACATCGTGTATATCTTGGCGGACGACATGGGCTACGGCGATCCGGCTTGCTTGAACCCCGAATCGAAGATTCCGACGCCGAACATGGACCGCGTGTGCCGCGATGGCGTCACGTTTACGGATGCACATTCGGGAAGCGCGGTCTGTACGCCGACCCGCTACGGCATCATGACCGGCCGCTACTCATGGCGTACCCATCTGAAAAGCGGCGTCCTGTACAGTCCTTCGCCGCCGCTGATTGCGCCGGATCGCCTGACGGTCGCGACCTTGCTCAAGAACGCCGGATACCGTACGGCCTGTATCGGCAAATGGCATCTTGGCCTTGGCTGGGCCACGACGGACGGTCAGGAACCTACCCCCATGAACCTCGATTACGGCAAGCCCATCGCGGACGGTCCTTGCACGCACGGATTCGACTACTACTTCGGCATTCCCGCGTCGCTCGACATGATCCCCTACGTGTACATCGAAAACGACCGGGTCGTCGAACCGGCCACAGAACACACCGAAGGCGGAACCGGCACGTCGTTTCATCGGGGCGGACCGATTGCGCCGCATTTCAAGATTGACGAGGTTTTGCCCACCCTGACGCGGAAAGCCGTCGAGTGCATTGACCGCCACGCCAAGGAGCATGCCGATTGCCCATTGTTCCTCTATTTTCCCCTGTCCGCGCCCCATGCGCCCATCGTTCCTTCGCAACCGTTTGCGGGCAAGACGGGCATCGGCCCCTATGGTGACTTCGTCGCGGAATGCGACTGGACCGTCGGCGAGGTGCTGGCCGCGCTCGAACGCAACGGCATGGAGAGCGACACGCTCTTCATCTTCACGAGCGACAACGGGGCCGCGCCCGTGTCCGACTTCGATGCGCTTTACGCGAAAGGGCACAATCCCAATTACGTTTTCCGGGGACACAAGGCGGATATCTTTGAAGGTGGCCACCATATTCCGTTCCTCGCCCGCTGGCCGGGGCATATCCGGGCGCAAAGCGAA
Proteins encoded in this window:
- a CDS encoding ABC transporter substrate-binding protein, coding for MKAAAGWIIGAMGVVLAVAALWPREAISRAEKEALAEGRVVIVFWDRHQGHEHEMRRMLIDEFNRSQNKVYVRPISIGYNACMEKLLTSIAGNSPPDLCALDSTMLIQLVAQGCFMPLEDRIAKAKGIRMDDILPYCREAVTFDGHVWGMPATTDTYCLLWNKNAFRKAGLDPERPPQTLKELEEYAAKLTITGPAGIEQIGFLPWQPWDMTTMWGLFFGGQWYDPQTRRVRCAEDPRMIRMFYWQRSFAIEPGAGTHPPHAMDPSKILSFQSGFGSYMSANNPFYTGKIAMIAEGEWQVTFIPKYAPELDWGVAPLPMPEGEPPRGYGGSCVTDCIPRNCRHPEEAWQYIEWFYSPRPNGGTSPASDYCFAIHNIPANAVEARQERFTSNPKFRVFIDNVTLREVAASPVTPATQFLGDEMDRQRERVVFYRSTPEEALRAIQDNVNAELIAAERLMERHAT
- a CDS encoding sugar ABC transporter permease, whose amino-acid sequence is MTKTDKRNLRNGLLFAAPYIMGFLLFTLYPLAASLYYSLCQYNVIRDPVYIGLENYATLFTKDPLFWKSLYNTLYFTAFSVPLGLAFSIGLAMLLNQKVRAMSVYRTVFFLPTIVPIVASAVLWLWVLNPESGLINGMLRQFFGVDGPGWIADEQWSKPSLILMSLWGVGGAMVIFLAGLAEAPQSLYEVAEIDGAGRWAKFRNVTLPMLTPTILFNLVMGLIGAFQYFTQVYVMTGGKGGPMDSTMFYALYLYRNSFYYLRMGYASAMAWLLFVVILAATVVVLISSKRWVHYHGE
- a CDS encoding HAD family hydrolase, translating into MGMNAEPPRIHTHPPKPLASPALIVFDIDGTLFETHRVTVPAVQRTLAAYGLPVPDAETVCRFFGQPNELYLEWLASWIPPVRRDEIIDAINRLELELIATEGCLYPGVRGLLERLASEGHVLALCSNGPDDYVETFVEAHGLGTLCRVVRARGARYPGKREMQAEILALIPVRPAIMVGDRKDDIGAAHANGMLALAAGYGFGTEAELSEADAHAASPEELESAIRAILSKHVRSHF
- a CDS encoding arylsulfatase — its product is MDRRTFLRMAGAGCAAALTGCRTISGHTGSKRFPHIVYILADDMGYGDPACLNPESKIPTPNMDRVCRDGVTFTDAHSGSAVCTPTRYGIMTGRYSWRTHLKSGVLYSPSPPLIAPDRLTVATLLKNAGYRTACIGKWHLGLGWATTDGQEPTPMNLDYGKPIADGPCTHGFDYYFGIPASLDMIPYVYIENDRVVEPATEHTEGGTGTSFHRGGPIAPHFKIDEVLPTLTRKAVECIDRHAKEHADCPLFLYFPLSAPHAPIVPSQPFAGKTGIGPYGDFVAECDWTVGEVLAALERNGMESDTLFIFTSDNGAAPVSDFDALYAKGHNPNYVFRGHKADIFEGGHHIPFLARWPGHIRAQSEYTGTVCLSDLMATAADITGQKLPDNAGEDSVSFLPALLGQTSHTLHEAIVHHSSNGSFAIRQGPWKLELCPGSGGWSKPRPQDTPEQELPPVQLYNLAEEIGERRNLQADHPEIVERLTRLLEKYVAEGRSTPGAPQANDTPVNIWGTHAKRKPAKTAG